Proteins from one Mesorhizobium sp. M9A.F.Ca.ET.002.03.1.2 genomic window:
- a CDS encoding CinA family protein, with protein sequence MSAGDLADALLQACRQRGIMLATAESCTGGMIIAALTDIAGSSAVVDRGFITYSNGAKTEMLGVFAATLEAHGAVSRETAIEMAQGALDRSRAGLALAVTGIAGPGGGSTEKPVGLVWFGVALTGRPVVSECQLFADKGRDFIRRETVRHALELGLRALAADQAAGAAP encoded by the coding sequence CAGCGCGGCATCATGCTGGCGACGGCCGAGAGTTGCACCGGCGGCATGATCATCGCCGCCCTGACCGACATCGCTGGCTCCTCGGCCGTGGTTGACCGTGGTTTCATCACCTATTCCAATGGGGCAAAGACGGAGATGCTCGGTGTTTTCGCCGCAACGCTTGAGGCGCACGGCGCGGTCTCGCGGGAAACGGCGATCGAGATGGCGCAGGGCGCCCTGGATCGTTCGCGCGCCGGGCTTGCCCTTGCCGTCACCGGCATTGCCGGTCCAGGCGGCGGCTCGACGGAAAAACCCGTCGGCCTGGTCTGGTTTGGTGTCGCCTTGACCGGCCGGCCGGTCGTCAGCGAATGCCAGTTGTTCGCCGACAAGGGCCGCGATTTCATCCGCCGGGAGACGGTCAGGCATGCGCTCGAACTGGGCCTGCGCGCACTCGCCGCGGATCAGGCCGCCGGCGCTGCCCCGTAG
- a CDS encoding type II toxin-antitoxin system RatA family toxin: MPQFEAHRRVAHTPEQMFALVADVESYPQFLPLCEALTIRSRKERDGRTLLVADMSIGYKAIRETFTTQVLLKPDENAIDVKYIDGPFKYLSNVWRFEPDDGGCNVCFFIDYEFKSRILGAVMGTMFDRAFRMFSEAFEKRADAIYGAAPAA; the protein is encoded by the coding sequence ATGCCACAATTCGAAGCCCATCGCCGCGTCGCGCATACGCCGGAACAGATGTTCGCTCTGGTCGCCGATGTCGAATCCTATCCGCAATTCCTTCCGCTTTGCGAGGCGCTGACGATCCGCTCGCGCAAGGAACGCGACGGACGCACCCTGCTCGTCGCCGACATGAGCATTGGCTACAAGGCGATCCGCGAAACTTTCACCACGCAGGTGCTTTTGAAGCCTGACGAGAACGCCATCGACGTCAAATACATCGACGGGCCGTTCAAATATCTGAGCAATGTCTGGCGCTTCGAGCCGGATGACGGCGGCTGCAACGTCTGCTTCTTCATCGACTACGAATTCAAGAGCCGCATTCTGGGCGCGGTGATGGGAACGATGTTCGATCGCGCCTTTCGCATGTTTTCCGAGGCGTTCGAGAAGCGCGCCGACGCCATCTACGGGGCAGCGCCGGCGGCCTGA
- the lipA gene encoding lipoyl synthase, whose translation MVTVLDTIANAPRLRHPEKAHKPDQDVLRKPDWIRVKAPMSKGYAETREIVKSHKLVTVCEEAGCPNIGECWDKKHATFMIMGEICTRACAFCNVATGIPTALDPDEPARIAHAVKQMGLTHVVITSVDRDDLADGGAQHFAEVIRAIRAATPSTTIEILTPDFLRKEGALEIVVAAKPDVFNHNLETVPSNYLTVRPGARYFHSIRLLQRVKELDPSIFTKSGIMVGLGEERNEILQLMDDLRSANVDFMTIGQYLQPSKKHHPVIRFVTPEEFKSFETIGKTKGFLLVASSPLTRSSHHAGDDFARLRAAREAFLRKSA comes from the coding sequence ATGGTCACCGTTCTCGACACGATCGCCAATGCGCCGCGCCTGCGGCATCCCGAAAAGGCGCACAAGCCTGACCAGGACGTGCTGCGCAAGCCAGACTGGATACGCGTCAAGGCGCCGATGTCGAAGGGCTATGCCGAGACGCGCGAGATCGTCAAATCGCACAAGCTGGTGACGGTGTGCGAAGAAGCCGGTTGCCCCAACATCGGCGAGTGCTGGGATAAGAAGCACGCGACCTTCATGATCATGGGCGAGATCTGCACGCGCGCCTGCGCCTTCTGCAACGTGGCTACCGGTATACCGACCGCGCTCGATCCCGATGAGCCGGCCCGCATCGCCCATGCCGTCAAGCAGATGGGCCTGACCCATGTCGTCATCACCTCCGTCGACCGTGACGATCTTGCTGATGGCGGTGCGCAACATTTCGCTGAGGTCATCCGTGCAATTAGGGCGGCGACGCCTTCGACGACGATCGAAATCCTGACGCCCGACTTCCTGCGCAAGGAAGGCGCGCTGGAGATCGTGGTGGCGGCCAAGCCCGACGTTTTCAATCACAATCTCGAAACCGTGCCGTCGAACTATCTGACGGTCCGGCCGGGCGCCCGCTATTTCCATTCGATCAGGCTCCTGCAGCGGGTCAAGGAACTCGATCCGTCGATCTTCACCAAATCCGGCATCATGGTCGGCCTGGGCGAGGAGCGGAACGAAATCCTGCAGTTGATGGACGATTTGCGTTCAGCCAATGTCGACTTCATGACCATCGGCCAGTATCTGCAACCGTCGAAAAAGCACCATCCGGTGATCCGCTTCGTCACGCCGGAGGAGTTCAAGTCCTTCGAGACGATCGGCAAGACCAAGGGCTTCCTGCTGGTGGCATCGAGCCCGCTGACGCGTTCGTCGCACCACGCAGGCGACGATTTCGCCAGGCTGCGAGCGGCGCGTGAAGCGTTTCTCAGAAAGTCCGCCTAA
- the lpdA gene encoding dihydrolipoyl dehydrogenase has translation MAESYDVIIIGSGPGGYVTAVRSAQLGFKTAIVEREHLGGICLNWGCIPTKALLRSAEIMHYSDHLKDYGLKIDGKVSVDTAAVVDRSRKVSLRLNSGVAFLMKKNKVDVIWGEAKLSKPGEVVVSKTSKKPMEPQPPAPKGVKGEGTYTAKHIILATGARPRALPGIEPDGKLIWTYFEAMVPKEMPKSLLVMGSGAIGIEFASFYRTMGAEVTVVELLPAVMPVEDAEVSKFAQKQFEKQGMKIVLEAKVTKVEKSANSVTAHVEMKDGKVEKITADRMISAVGVQGNIEGLGLEALGVKTERGCVVVDGYGKTNVPGIYAIGDVAGPPMLAHKAEHEGVVCVEKIANFPGVHATDKLKIPGCTYCNPQVASVGLTEAKAKAEGKDIRVGRFQFAANGKAIALGEDQGFVKTIFDKKTGQLLGAHMVGAEVTELIQGFVVAMNLETTEEELMHTIFPHPTLSEMMKESVLDAYGRALNA, from the coding sequence ATGGCTGAATCCTACGACGTGATCATCATTGGCTCCGGCCCAGGCGGCTACGTCACGGCGGTGCGTTCGGCCCAGCTCGGCTTCAAGACGGCGATCGTCGAGCGCGAGCATCTCGGCGGCATCTGCCTCAACTGGGGCTGCATCCCGACCAAGGCGCTGCTGCGTTCGGCAGAGATCATGCACTATTCGGATCATCTGAAGGACTACGGCTTGAAGATCGACGGCAAGGTCAGCGTCGACACCGCTGCCGTGGTCGACCGCTCGCGAAAAGTCTCGCTGCGGCTCAACAGCGGCGTTGCCTTCCTGATGAAGAAGAACAAGGTCGATGTGATCTGGGGCGAAGCCAAGCTGTCCAAGCCCGGTGAAGTTGTTGTTTCGAAAACCTCCAAGAAGCCGATGGAGCCGCAGCCGCCGGCGCCCAAGGGCGTCAAGGGCGAGGGCACCTACACCGCAAAGCACATCATCCTGGCGACCGGCGCCAGGCCGCGTGCGCTGCCCGGCATCGAGCCCGACGGCAAGCTGATCTGGACCTATTTCGAGGCGATGGTGCCGAAAGAGATGCCGAAATCGCTGCTGGTGATGGGCTCGGGCGCAATCGGCATCGAATTCGCTTCATTCTACCGCACCATGGGCGCGGAGGTGACGGTGGTCGAGCTGCTGCCGGCGGTCATGCCGGTCGAGGACGCAGAGGTCTCGAAATTCGCGCAAAAACAGTTCGAGAAGCAAGGCATGAAGATCGTCCTCGAGGCCAAGGTGACCAAGGTCGAGAAATCAGCCAACTCGGTTACCGCGCATGTCGAGATGAAGGACGGCAAGGTCGAGAAGATCACCGCCGACCGGATGATCTCGGCCGTCGGCGTGCAGGGCAACATCGAGGGCCTCGGCCTCGAAGCGCTCGGCGTGAAGACCGAGCGCGGCTGCGTCGTCGTCGACGGCTACGGCAAGACCAATGTACCCGGCATCTATGCAATCGGCGATGTCGCCGGACCGCCCATGCTTGCCCACAAGGCCGAGCATGAGGGCGTGGTGTGCGTGGAAAAGATCGCCAACTTCCCCGGCGTGCACGCCACCGACAAGCTGAAGATTCCGGGCTGCACCTATTGCAACCCGCAGGTTGCGTCCGTCGGACTGACCGAAGCGAAAGCAAAAGCCGAGGGCAAGGACATCCGCGTCGGCCGCTTCCAGTTCGCCGCCAACGGCAAGGCCATCGCGCTCGGCGAGGACCAGGGCTTCGTCAAGACCATCTTCGACAAGAAGACCGGCCAGTTGCTCGGCGCGCATATGGTCGGCGCCGAGGTGACCGAACTGATCCAGGGCTTTGTCGTGGCGATGAACCTGGAGACCACCGAGGAAGAGCTGATGCACACGATCTTCCCGCATCCGACGCTGTCGGAGATGATGAAGGAAAGCGTGCTCGACGCCTATGGCCGTGCGCTGAACGCATGA
- a CDS encoding SGNH/GDSL hydrolase family protein: MKTVLCYGDSLTWGYDAASLDRHPPRDRWPSVLQATLGGGVEVIAEGLNGRTTAFDDHLAGADRNGARVLPTVLMTHAPIDLIVIMLGANDMKPWIHGNPVAAKQGIQRLIDIVRGHDYPFNWPAPQILIVAPPAVSRTENAEFKEMFAGGDEASKRLAPQYSALADEAGCGFFDAGTVAETTPLDGVHLDAENTRNIGKALAPLVRVMLAT, translated from the coding sequence ATGAAAACAGTTCTTTGCTACGGCGATTCGCTGACCTGGGGCTATGATGCGGCAAGCCTGGATCGCCACCCGCCTAGGGATCGCTGGCCGAGCGTGCTGCAGGCTACGCTAGGAGGCGGTGTCGAGGTCATCGCCGAAGGCTTGAACGGCCGTACAACGGCTTTCGACGACCATCTGGCCGGCGCCGACCGCAACGGCGCCAGAGTGCTGCCGACGGTCCTGATGACGCATGCGCCGATCGACCTGATCGTCATCATGCTCGGCGCCAACGACATGAAGCCGTGGATCCACGGCAATCCGGTCGCCGCCAAGCAAGGCATCCAGCGCCTGATCGATATCGTGCGTGGTCACGACTACCCGTTCAATTGGCCGGCGCCGCAGATCCTGATCGTCGCGCCGCCCGCGGTCAGCCGTACGGAAAACGCGGAATTCAAGGAAATGTTCGCCGGCGGCGATGAAGCGTCGAAGCGGCTGGCGCCGCAATATTCCGCTCTTGCCGACGAAGCCGGCTGCGGCTTCTTCGATGCGGGCACGGTGGCCGAAACCACGCCGCTCGACGGCGTCCATCTCGACGCGGAGAACACGCGAAACATCGGCAAGGCGCTGGCACCGCTGGTGCGCGTGATGTTAGCGACATGA
- a CDS encoding pyruvate dehydrogenase complex dihydrolipoamide acetyltransferase, which yields MPINITMPALSPTMEEGNLSKWLVKEGDKVSPGDVIAEIETDKATMEVEAVDEGTVAKLVVPAGTEGVKVNALIAVLAAEGEDAAAAAKSGDGAAVPAKAEAPKAEAPKADAPKVETLKAEPAAAAPKAEMAPVANGHAGGERTFASPLARRIAKEAGVDVSAVTGTGPHGRVVKADVDAAIAGGGAKAAPAAKAAPAGAPAAAPAVKPMSDDQVLKLFEEGSYELVPHDNMRKTIARRLVEATTIPHFYLTLDCELDALLALRAQINAAAPMKKTEKGEAPAYKLSVNDMVIKAMAMALMAVPDANASWTESAMVKHKHADVGVAVSIPGGLITPIIRRADEKTLSVISNEMKDLASRARSRKLKPEEYQGGTTAVSNLGMFGIKDFAAVINPPHATILAVGAGEERAVVKNGEIKTATIMSVTLSTDHRAVDGALGAELLVAFKRMIENPMGMLV from the coding sequence ATGCCGATCAACATCACCATGCCGGCTCTGTCGCCCACGATGGAAGAGGGCAATCTTTCCAAATGGCTCGTCAAGGAAGGCGACAAGGTTTCGCCGGGCGACGTGATCGCCGAGATCGAGACCGACAAGGCGACGATGGAAGTCGAGGCCGTCGATGAGGGCACGGTCGCGAAGCTGGTCGTTCCTGCCGGCACCGAAGGGGTCAAGGTCAACGCGCTGATCGCCGTGCTCGCGGCCGAAGGCGAGGATGCGGCGGCTGCCGCGAAAAGCGGCGACGGCGCTGCCGTCCCGGCAAAAGCCGAGGCTCCGAAAGCGGAGGCGCCCAAGGCCGATGCACCGAAGGTTGAGACACTGAAGGCTGAACCTGCCGCAGCCGCGCCCAAGGCGGAGATGGCTCCGGTTGCCAACGGTCATGCGGGTGGCGAGCGCACTTTCGCCTCGCCGCTGGCCCGGCGCATCGCCAAGGAAGCCGGCGTCGATGTATCTGCCGTGACCGGCACCGGCCCGCATGGCAGAGTGGTGAAGGCCGATGTCGACGCGGCGATTGCTGGTGGCGGCGCCAAGGCAGCGCCTGCCGCGAAGGCAGCGCCCGCCGGGGCTCCGGCTGCTGCCCCTGCAGTGAAGCCGATGTCGGACGATCAGGTGCTGAAGCTGTTCGAGGAAGGCTCCTACGAGCTCGTCCCGCACGACAACATGCGCAAGACCATCGCGCGCCGGCTGGTCGAGGCCACGACCATCCCGCATTTCTACCTGACGCTCGACTGCGAGCTCGACGCGCTTTTGGCGCTGCGCGCGCAGATCAATGCGGCCGCACCCATGAAGAAGACCGAAAAGGGCGAGGCGCCGGCCTACAAGCTGTCGGTCAACGACATGGTGATCAAAGCGATGGCGATGGCGCTGATGGCGGTGCCGGACGCCAATGCGTCGTGGACCGAGAGCGCCATGGTCAAGCACAAGCATGCCGATGTCGGCGTCGCGGTATCGATCCCCGGCGGGCTGATCACGCCGATCATCCGGCGTGCCGACGAAAAGACGCTGTCGGTCATTTCCAACGAGATGAAGGACCTCGCCAGCCGCGCCCGCAGCCGCAAGCTGAAGCCGGAAGAGTATCAGGGCGGCACCACGGCGGTGTCCAATCTCGGCATGTTCGGCATCAAGGACTTCGCCGCCGTCATCAACCCGCCGCATGCGACCATCCTGGCGGTCGGCGCCGGCGAGGAGCGTGCGGTGGTCAAGAACGGCGAGATCAAAACAGCCACCATCATGTCGGTGACGCTGTCGACCGATCACCGCGCCGTCGACGGTGCACTCGGCGCCGAACTGCTCGTCGCCTTCAAGCGCATGATCGAAAACCCGATGGGCATGCTGGTCTAG
- a CDS encoding pyruvate dehydrogenase complex E1 component subunit beta, which yields MPIEILMPALSPTMEEGNVSKWLKNEGDKVAAGDVIAEIETDKATMEVEAVDEGTLAKIVVPAGTEGVKVNAVIAVLAVDGEDIDKAGEGIGEAPAKAETATTEPAKAETAEPAAAPAKSEAATPVAAAPKLEIAADPDIPAGTEMVSTTVREALRDAMAEEMRRDGDVFVMGEEVAEYQGAYKITQGLLQEFGPRRVVDTPITEHGFAGVGVGAAMAGLKPIVEFMTFNFAMQAIDQIINSAAKTLYMSGGQMGAPIVFRGPNGAAARVAAQHSQCYAAWYSHIPGLKVVMPYTAADAKGLLKAAIRDPNPVIFLENEILYGQSFDVPKMDDFVLPIGKARIHKSGKDVTIVSFGIGMTYAVKAEAELRGMGIDAEIIDLRTVRPLDFDTIIASVRKTNRLVVVEEGFPQSSVGDHIASQVSQRAFDFLDAPVITIAGKDVPMPYAANLEKLALPNVGEVVEAVKAVTYR from the coding sequence ATGCCGATCGAAATTCTCATGCCCGCTCTCTCGCCGACGATGGAAGAGGGCAATGTTTCCAAATGGTTGAAAAACGAGGGTGACAAGGTCGCCGCCGGTGACGTCATCGCCGAGATCGAAACCGACAAGGCGACGATGGAAGTCGAAGCCGTCGACGAAGGCACGCTTGCCAAGATCGTGGTTCCTGCCGGCACCGAAGGTGTCAAGGTCAACGCAGTGATCGCCGTGCTCGCGGTTGATGGCGAGGACATCGACAAGGCAGGCGAAGGCATCGGCGAAGCACCTGCCAAGGCTGAAACGGCAACCACAGAGCCTGCCAAGGCTGAAACTGCAGAGCCAGCGGCTGCGCCGGCCAAGAGCGAGGCCGCAACGCCCGTCGCCGCAGCGCCCAAGCTGGAAATCGCCGCCGATCCGGACATTCCGGCCGGCACGGAAATGGTCTCGACCACGGTGCGCGAAGCGCTGCGCGACGCGATGGCCGAGGAAATGCGCCGCGATGGCGACGTCTTCGTCATGGGCGAGGAGGTCGCCGAATACCAGGGCGCCTACAAGATCACGCAAGGGCTGCTGCAGGAATTCGGGCCGCGGCGCGTCGTCGACACGCCGATCACCGAACACGGTTTTGCCGGCGTCGGCGTCGGGGCGGCGATGGCTGGCCTGAAGCCGATCGTCGAGTTCATGACCTTCAACTTCGCCATGCAGGCGATCGACCAGATCATCAACTCCGCCGCCAAGACGCTCTACATGTCCGGCGGGCAGATGGGCGCGCCGATCGTCTTTCGCGGGCCGAACGGCGCGGCCGCCCGCGTCGCCGCCCAGCATTCGCAATGCTATGCCGCCTGGTACAGCCACATTCCCGGCCTGAAAGTGGTGATGCCCTACACCGCTGCCGACGCCAAGGGACTGCTGAAGGCCGCGATCCGCGACCCGAACCCGGTCATCTTCCTCGAGAACGAAATCCTCTACGGCCAGTCCTTCGACGTGCCGAAGATGGACGATTTCGTGCTGCCGATCGGCAAGGCGCGTATCCACAAGTCAGGCAAGGATGTGACGATCGTCTCCTTCGGTATCGGCATGACCTATGCGGTGAAGGCCGAGGCCGAATTGCGCGGCATGGGCATCGATGCCGAGATCATCGACCTCAGAACCGTCCGTCCGCTCGATTTCGACACCATCATTGCCTCGGTCAGGAAGACCAATCGGCTGGTGGTGGTCGAGGAAGGCTTTCCGCAGAGCTCGGTCGGCGACCATATCGCCAGCCAGGTGTCGCAGCGCGCTTTCGATTTCCTCGACGCGCCGGTCATCACCATTGCCGGCAAGGACGTGCCGATGCCCTATGCGGCGAACCTCGAAAAGCTGGCATTGCCCAATGTCGGCGAGGTCGTCGAGGCGGTCAAAGCCGTCACATATCGCTGA
- the pdhA gene encoding pyruvate dehydrogenase (acetyl-transferring) E1 component subunit alpha, with amino-acid sequence MATAARKAPAKSKSRSDGKSAGLSAPKPVDFTKDEELDAYRRMLLIRRFEEKAGQLYGMGFIGGFCHLYIGQEAVVTGMKMALVDGDQMITAYRDHGHMLAMELSPRGVMAELTGRRGGLSRGKGGSMHMFSKGKHFYGGHGIVGAQVSLGTGLAFANRYRDNNNVTLTYFGDGAANQGQVYESFNMASLWKLPVIYIIENNRYAMGTSVSRSSAETDFSHRGASFKIPGIQVDGMDVRAVKAAGDLATEWCRAGKGPLILEMQTYRYRGHSMSDPAKYRSKEEVQKMRSERDPIEQVKARLLEKKWADEDELKTIDKEVRDIVADAAEFAQNDAEPDPSELWTDIVL; translated from the coding sequence ATGGCCACCGCCGCCAGAAAAGCGCCTGCCAAATCCAAATCCAGATCCGACGGCAAATCGGCGGGGCTTTCGGCTCCCAAGCCTGTCGACTTCACCAAGGACGAGGAGCTTGACGCCTACCGGCGCATGCTGCTTATCCGCCGCTTCGAGGAAAAGGCCGGCCAGCTCTACGGCATGGGCTTCATCGGCGGCTTCTGCCATCTCTATATCGGCCAGGAAGCCGTTGTCACCGGCATGAAGATGGCGCTGGTCGATGGCGACCAGATGATCACCGCCTACCGCGACCATGGCCACATGCTGGCGATGGAACTGTCGCCACGCGGCGTCATGGCCGAGTTGACCGGGCGCCGCGGCGGCCTGTCGAGGGGCAAGGGCGGCTCCATGCACATGTTCTCGAAGGGGAAGCATTTCTACGGCGGCCACGGCATTGTCGGCGCGCAGGTTTCGCTCGGCACCGGCCTCGCCTTCGCCAACCGCTACCGTGACAACAACAATGTGACGCTGACCTATTTCGGCGACGGCGCCGCCAATCAGGGCCAGGTCTATGAAAGCTTCAACATGGCCTCGCTATGGAAGTTGCCGGTGATCTACATCATCGAGAACAACCGCTATGCCATGGGCACCTCGGTTTCACGGTCGTCGGCCGAGACGGATTTTTCGCACCGCGGCGCCTCCTTCAAGATTCCCGGCATCCAGGTCGACGGCATGGATGTTCGCGCGGTCAAGGCAGCCGGCGATCTCGCAACCGAATGGTGCCGCGCCGGCAAGGGGCCGCTGATCCTCGAAATGCAGACCTACCGCTATCGCGGGCACTCGATGTCCGATCCGGCAAAGTACCGCTCCAAGGAGGAAGTGCAGAAGATGCGCTCCGAGCGAGACCCGATCGAGCAGGTCAAGGCGCGGCTGCTCGAGAAGAAGTGGGCGGATGAGGACGAGCTCAAGACCATCGACAAGGAGGTTCGCGACATCGTCGCAGACGCCGCCGAATTTGCCCAGAACGACGCGGAGCCGGATCCGTCCGAGCTCTGGACCGACATCGTACTGTAA
- a CDS encoding septum formation initiator family protein — MWTRQHKQRNTGRLIIPSLCAAFLAYFGFHAYHGEFGIYSKYRLEAETVDLQSKLDAVKARRIDLERRVQLLHQGTLEKDMLDEQARKALNVSHADEITIMLPAAAR; from the coding sequence ATGTGGACACGTCAGCACAAGCAGAGAAACACCGGTCGGCTGATCATTCCTTCGCTCTGCGCGGCGTTCCTGGCCTATTTCGGCTTTCACGCCTATCATGGCGAATTCGGCATCTATTCCAAATATCGGTTGGAAGCCGAAACCGTCGATCTGCAAAGTAAGCTCGATGCCGTAAAGGCGCGCCGGATCGACCTGGAACGGCGCGTTCAGCTCCTGCATCAGGGCACGCTGGAGAAGGACATGCTCGACGAGCAGGCACGCAAGGCGCTCAATGTGTCCCATGCCGACGAAATCACCATCATGTTACCGGCTGCTGCAAGATAA
- the eno gene encoding phosphopyruvate hydratase, with product MTAIIDIVGREILDSRGNPTVEVDVVLEDGSMGRAAVPSGASTGAHEAVELRDGGARYLGKGVLRAVEAVNGELFEAIGGMEAENQIHIDQTMIELDGTPNKSRLGANAILGVSLAVAKAAAEAAGLPLYRYVGGTKAHVLPVPMMNIINGGAHADNPIDFQEFMILPIGAPTLRDGVRWGSEIFHTLRKKLKDAGHNTNVGDEGGFAPNLKSAPAALDFIMESIEQAGFKPGEEVALGLDCAATEFFKDDNYVYEGEKKTRDPKAQAKYLAKLAADYPIITIEDGLAEDDWDGWKTLTDLIGKKTQLVGDDLFVTNTGRLRDGIRMGVANSILVKVNQIGSLTETLDAVETAHKAGYTAVMSHRSGETEDSTIADLAVATNCGQIKTGSLSRSDRMAKYNQLIRIEEELGKQALYAGKSIVKS from the coding sequence ATGACCGCCATCATCGACATTGTCGGGCGTGAAATCCTGGACAGCCGCGGAAACCCGACCGTCGAGGTCGACGTCGTGCTCGAAGACGGCTCGATGGGCCGCGCTGCGGTGCCCTCCGGCGCCTCGACCGGTGCCCATGAGGCGGTCGAACTGCGCGACGGCGGCGCCCGCTATCTCGGCAAGGGCGTCCTGCGGGCGGTGGAGGCCGTCAATGGCGAGCTGTTCGAGGCGATCGGCGGCATGGAAGCCGAGAACCAGATCCACATCGACCAGACCATGATCGAGCTCGACGGCACGCCCAACAAGAGCCGGCTCGGCGCCAACGCCATCCTCGGCGTGTCGCTGGCTGTTGCCAAGGCCGCGGCGGAAGCGGCTGGCCTGCCGCTCTACCGCTATGTCGGCGGCACCAAGGCGCATGTGCTTCCGGTGCCGATGATGAACATCATCAACGGTGGCGCCCATGCAGACAACCCGATCGACTTCCAGGAATTCATGATCCTGCCGATCGGTGCGCCGACGCTGCGCGACGGCGTGCGCTGGGGCTCGGAAATCTTCCACACGCTGAGGAAGAAGCTGAAGGATGCCGGCCACAATACCAATGTCGGCGACGAGGGCGGCTTCGCTCCTAACCTGAAGAGCGCGCCCGCCGCGCTCGATTTCATCATGGAATCGATCGAGCAGGCCGGCTTCAAGCCGGGCGAAGAGGTTGCACTCGGCCTCGATTGCGCCGCGACCGAATTCTTCAAGGACGACAACTACGTCTATGAAGGCGAGAAGAAGACTCGCGATCCGAAGGCCCAGGCCAAATATCTGGCCAAGCTCGCCGCCGACTATCCGATCATCACCATCGAGGATGGGCTGGCCGAAGACGATTGGGACGGCTGGAAAACGCTGACCGACCTCATCGGCAAGAAGACCCAGCTGGTCGGCGATGATTTGTTCGTCACCAATACGGGGCGGCTGCGCGACGGCATCCGCATGGGCGTCGCCAATTCGATCCTGGTCAAGGTCAACCAGATCGGCTCACTGACCGAAACGCTCGACGCCGTCGAGACCGCGCACAAGGCCGGCTACACCGCTGTGATGTCGCATCGCTCGGGCGAAACTGAAGATTCGACCATCGCCGATCTCGCCGTTGCCACCAATTGCGGGCAGATCAAGACAGGTTCGCTGTCGCGCTCGGATCGCATGGCCAAGTACAACCAACTCATCCGCATCGAGGAAGAACTCGGCAAGCAGGCGCTCTACGCCGGCAAGTCGATCGTGAAAAGCTGA
- a CDS encoding PRC-barrel domain-containing protein: MTTQTGHTEAIAASRVIGTSVYNTEGTHIGDIEDVMLDKTSNGIMFAVIGFGGFLGIGERYHAVPWASLDYDENMGGYVVPFTKEQLKAAPAYSINELTGADGEAARDASYSYYKVEPYWH; the protein is encoded by the coding sequence ATGACGACCCAGACAGGACACACTGAAGCCATCGCTGCTTCGCGGGTCATCGGTACATCCGTCTACAACACCGAAGGCACGCACATCGGCGACATCGAGGATGTCATGCTCGACAAGACGTCGAACGGTATAATGTTTGCCGTGATCGGCTTTGGCGGATTTCTCGGCATCGGCGAGAGATATCACGCCGTACCGTGGGCGAGCCTGGACTATGACGAGAACATGGGCGGCTACGTCGTGCCGTTCACGAAGGAGCAACTGAAGGCTGCTCCCGCCTATTCGATCAACGAATTGACGGGCGCCGACGGCGAGGCCGCGCGTGATGCTTCATACAGCTACTATAAGGTCGAGCCTTATTGGCATTGA
- a CDS encoding dodecin family protein, with the protein MSVARVTEITSSSKKSFQDAIELGIARAAKTLKNVEGAWIQDQKVVVENGKISDYRVNMKVTFILAE; encoded by the coding sequence ATGTCCGTCGCACGGGTCACCGAAATCACGTCATCGTCGAAGAAGAGCTTTCAGGACGCCATCGAACTGGGAATTGCGCGCGCCGCAAAGACCTTGAAGAACGTCGAGGGCGCCTGGATCCAAGATCAGAAGGTCGTCGTCGAGAACGGCAAGATCTCTGACTACCGCGTCAACATGAAGGTCACTTTCATCCTCGCGGAGTGA